The genomic region CACACTTGTTCAGTCTGTTATTGTAGATGAACTGATGTGTAGGTCGACTAATCTTCCGCTTACACTTTGTGTTCCCAGTTGATGGGCAGCCTGGAGGAGGTTCACATGCCCCAGAATGGCATCAATCACCCTGGTGTGACAGCTCTGGCCACGGCCATGCAGCACAACACAGGCCTCCGCATCCTCAACCTCAACGACAACACCTTCACTGAGAAGGGGGCTATCGCCATGGCTCGGGTACAGAGATGTCAGACATTAATACACATTCAGTAggttatatcttcagtagctagctagctaaccctacacttttcagggtttgattttggttttggaacagggaagaaacatagatctttttccaacctctccaggtaacgaatatcattaatacacgacatttagctccaaatccacaaaaccagcctgaaaatgaaggaaatctgaaacgactgcattagagtcagtgGAGCACAGCCAGCCCAatgctatgttatgattggccagtctgcgtatGAGGGCAGGAcatagcgaagggtcaattgaagctgtaataaataatgtgtgtgtcctTCACAGGCCCTGAAACACCTACGCAGCATCCAGGTGATAAACTTTGGAGACTGTTTGGTGCGGCCGGCTGGAGCCATAGCTATTGCAGAGACTGTATCAGAGGGACTCCCAATCCTCAAGGTGAGCAAGTTATACACTGTCACCACCTCTCAGAATAATAATTTATTGGATTTACATGTcacaggtgtttgtgtgtgaggacaACATGgatctgaaaatattttgttttgtttaacagGAGCTCAATCTGTCATTTGGCGAGATTACGGAGGAAGCCGCTCTGACTGTGGCGCAAGCAGTAAAGGACAAGGACCGGCTGGAGAAGCTGGACCTAAATGGTAAAACCTGTAAAGAGAAACTCTGCTCATCACATTAGTATCTTACGCTGTTAATCCtttttaaaagtacaaaaaatctgctttaaatTTTTCCTGATTGTGGTTTTAAAACAGTAGATGACTTTCATCTTTGAATCGTTATTTAGACATTAAGTTTTAGTTTTTTGACTACGCTGTATAAAATGATCTCTGTGGTTTTCAGGAAACTGTCTCGGAGAGGACGGCTGCAAAGCTCTGAAAGACACCATGGAAAGCATGAACATTGGAGATCTTTTAGGATCACTCAGGTAATCATGTCATACTTTAGCTCCACATGTCCTTCTCTGTACCCGTCTATGCTGTTGTGGGTCACAGGGGCCTCGAACTTaacccagcatgcactggggagCAATTTAGAGTCTCCAGTTCACCTGACCTGTTCATGTTTGGACAGTGAGAGGAACCAAAGCAAAGGTGTATGAACTCCATATTGAAAACCCTCTTTCAGTGGAATGACTGTCATGTCACCCTCTCAGTTTTTGAGTTATGTTTTGTAAAacatattgggctttataagaTCCAAGATAACACCACAGCAAGACATGAGCTGTTTGACAGATAGCAGATTACCTTTTACTTCAGTCGCTAATTAAGACTGGGGGCCGGCGGAAAAAATCTGACACCCCCATGAGGATATTGATTTGAGTTGATTCCAAATACCCTGACCTTAAACCTGTAAACCTTTAGGCTTGATCTCAAAAATTTGTTACCATCAAAACCTGGATCGATGTATGCCTGCTTCATAAAACCAACTGAAGAGAATCAAGAAAAGATATTTAATCCGGAACAATCCAGTTTTGCCTTGCATCTAGTGTAGAAAACAGTTATCTTTAGATTAACGCTGGAGTGCAGGACTTTTGTCTCCCCCCACTGGTAGTGAGAGTAGTTACACAAACACTGTTGACAGGTGCTTGAGACATGTACCCATCTCCCTCTCCTGTGTAAATCCCATCTGTACTGTTACTATACTTGCTCTATTTTTTGACGTACGTGTTTATGATGTTTTAGACAGTATGCGTCACATCTGTACCTGAAAAACGGACACAATCTGCTCCACAATGACTTTACACATGATTTTATCAAATATCAACAGTCATTCAGAAAAATGCATCTCATCCCAAAATCCTCACTAATGAGCTGTGTTTATAATTTGCCTCAGTGACGATGAGGGTGAGCCGGAAGATGATGACGAGGACGAAGATGAGGACGAGGAAGAGGACGAAGATGACGAGGATGTAGATGACGAGGAaatagaggaggaagaggaagaagaggaggaagaggaaagcaATGGCATCAAGGTAAATTCAATGTATGATCGTGATGTGAGACATCAAAGAAAAAgttaacacaaaaaaatataacattAATTACCTGTGCGTACATGAGTTAAGTGAAGTTTAAATTTCGACCTAACAAACAGCTGCAGCAAATATCTGGTGAGAATTTCTAAAGACCAAACAAAGTGAAATAATGATCAAATCTTTGTGTTCTGACACTAGGGGATGCTACTGCTACTCTCCCAGATTAAGATTCTGGActgaaaagaggcaaaacaatgaatttgaaatGGAAAGATCTTTCTGTATAATTGTTTTCACTTTATCGTTAACTAGGAGCATTTGTTACTATTTTAATTCTGCTGACATGTCCACATCTGATAGCATAACCACGTCAGTCTGCATTACATAGATGACACAAAGTCCAATCTAAAGGCCACACTAGCTGTTGTTTTCTGTACATGTGTCTTTGATATTGTTGTACAGTTGACTTTCCTCTTTTTCCCTCATAGCTGTCGACCCCCACATCAGCACCCCGGCCCCCAGACGTCTCCTCGTTCCTCAGCTTCCCGTCCCCAGACAAACTGCTAAAATTGGGAACTAAGAGAGCGATGCTGATTGAGCAGCAGGTAAACACAGGGAAGATGTCATGTACTTTCCACCCACAGAACTGCATCTGTCTGTTAATGAGAGGTACTAAAGGCTAAAAGGAACATCATTGTGGTTACCTATAAAGGTCCAGAATGTagaatttagggggatttattggCCTAAATGTAGTATAATATTCACAACTATGCTTTTATTAGTGTAAAATAACttgaaactaagaattgttgtgtagCAGTAGTTCTCATACACACTTGAACacgagaagtttcagttctgtaaCTTCACtgctagatggcactaaatcctgcacactagaCTTCTAAGGACATTTGAGCTCGGAATTTAATGCTGCATATCCACTGCATGGTACGACACGGCTTTCTTTAAATCAATGGTTTGTGCATTAGTAATAGATGTAGATAGTACCTAGCACCTGGTACTTTTTTGGTACCATCTTAAGTCCTGTTTCCAtgaaacacttttggtatggtaccttggGAACCAAAAGCAACCCTTCAGACATTGTGCTAGACCGTAGGTCCGTtaagcgtttccactgcaaacagtactctttcatgtgggcagggttgttgtcactcactgctccgtccagcactcactgtatttccccCTTTAttagtctgcacctcgtttatcgtccacagaacaaggctgcacgccgacaaaaggcgaaatttaaggtgtgctgatggatttgagttgtcaactcatgcattgagtaacatgaCAAGTTAATGTTctaccttaaaagttgccggcagtctgcccagtgaattatttttctcagactccagctgctgtgagaggcagcaaaacatcctttcgttttatagttacagtttactaataaaactctccacggtatgaacagtggttacatgagcctcaaaaccagacacaactcagccctgagcagagtgactgtcctctactgaccaatcagactgcagtgttcacagctccaccttttagtaccagatctgtgtgctagataccccaacagaggggggaccaaacatggggacgctaaggaacggttccattggtaccatccacaacttttcacagtggaaacagaaaaaagtgtatagaactgaactgtaccggaTTGCTCGGTGGAAACTGGGCTTTGGTCAAGGTGTCACGCAAGCTGAGCCAATACTAGTAGGTGaagttaaaacactgcagaccacttACTGGTCATAGAGAATTATCACCAGTGCGATACGGGACATCCTGAACAAATTCGCCATTTTTAAATACAGCCAGTagaccaaaaacatttttaaacacttgtaccattttaaaaatgtcagccGACAAAACTGCGCCACACACTACGGCATACAAGTGCAGAGTCTTAACAAGTGCCAATGTTCGGTTGCAGATGAAAGGATTCAGCAAGTGTTCACTGAAGATGATTTCATGGCACTTTAATGCAGCGATCAGAGACTCCCACCCACACTGAGAGGGAACTATCTGCAGTAGAAaactaaatacataaaaaagagCTGGTACCAAAAGTGAGAAAAGTCAAGTTGAGCTGCGCCGTGCAGTTGAAATGTGgcataagatttttttttccagtgtgttTACTTgatgtaaataaacagtttcACAGTGTGAATGAAGCAGGGTGGACATCAGTAACTGTTTCTTCCTGTCTCTGTTTAGGTGGACGTGTCAGATGCTACAAAAACAGCTGAAGCCTTCCTCAAGATTGCGTCTGTGTACAAGGAGGAGAATAATGATGTGAAGACTGCAGTGTTGGACAGCGTTGGTGAGACATCAGTTGATTAAATTGTTGTTGTTCATGTTCTCACTGACAGAAGTGCTTGACTGACGAGGAGGAAACCTCAGAGTGTCACAAATTAATTTAGGATTTTGTTTTCCTTACAGACACTCTGCTGAAGAAAGCTTTTGCCACTCCTTCCTTCCAAGGCTACAGCTTTGTATCATCTTTGTTAGTGCTGCTCGGACTTCTCAAGGTCTGTCTAATCTGCACACATTCTTCCTTGTCACTCTCTTGTGTCTGTTGATTCCTTTTCCATTGTTCTAACACTCTTTTCTGTCCTCTCGTCCTCACCATCCATCTCTGTGTCCTGTCCTCCTCGCTGCTCAGAGTGAAGACAAGGTGAAGCCTGTACTGGTGGTTCCCGGTCACCTCCACACCTTGGAGCACGTTGTTCGACAGGACTACTTCCCCAAAGAGAGCGTGGCTGTGCTGGAGGCCTTCATGTCCCGGTAAGGGCGTGACTGAGTGAGCCAGTCAGCAGGCAGCTTTCAGGTACAACACACCACCATTACTAAACTGTCTTAAGGAATCAAGCACacactgaaatgtttttgcacCTGGTGCACGTAGTAATGGTCGGGGGCACTCTGGTGGTTACTAATTTCTCTCTCTGAAtgggtttattattttatttttgttaataaaGTTATGTTTACTTCACCCCTCAGTTCCAGCGGGCTAACAATTACCTGTCTGTCCATATGACATGAATTAAAGCAATGGTTTTATGGTCATTTATTGTTAAAGTTATAAGAGATTTCAGTTAATACCTGAGCAGCTACCTTATCAGAAATACAACGGAACAACAACCTTCTGTATGTGTttacatgaaaacaaacttgCATTGTTTTACTGTAGAAGGCTCAATAATTTCGACTTTTTCCATCATGCCATGAGCaacactcatccatccatccatcctttttATATCCGCTTATCCGAAGCTgagtcacaggggcagcaggccaagcaaagcacccccgacgtccctctctccagcaacgctttccagctcctcctgagggaccccaaggtgttcccaggccagatgagatatgtaatccctccagcgtgttctgggtctgccccggggcctcctaccagtgggacatgcccagtaggcatcctgatcagatattgaaccacctcagctgacccctttcgacgcgaaggagcagcagctctactcagAGCTCCCTTCGgttgtccgagctcctcaccctatctctaaggctgagcccagacaccccacggaggaaactcatttttgccgcttgtatccgtgatctcattcttcggtcactacccagagctcatgaccataggtgagggttgggacgtagatggaccagtaaatcgaaagctttgccttctggcccAACTCCCTCTTCACTGTGAACCTTTACCTCTGTGCTGATCGCCAGCACCTGTCTGCAGCCACCATCGCTCCATCTCTCCCACTCAACCACAGCGTAGGGCACGAGGGGGACGAACAATCCATTAAACATGTGGGGACTTCTTTTGTGTGTTATTACCTACATGTATTTATATTGACCGTAAACAGCAAAACCACAGGGAAACGTTCACAGAAAAGTTAGTCACAGCCCTCATGATaagatatgtgtgtgtaaaatgaaCCTCTAATCGTGTGTGTTATCTTCCACAGAAACAACAAGGCTCTGGAGTCATGTGGCACCGCCAGAAACAGCCTCCAGTCAACACTGCTGAGGGTCAGGTCTGAGGGCTGAGgactgtggacacacacacacaaacacacacatatacacacacagactgagctcTGACTGATCACTGATGGACCTTTTGGAAACCAGCACACATGAACCCAAACCTGAAGCAAATAAAGCAGAGCAGCACTTGAGAAGAACAGACTCCACTTAGACACACTCACTGTGTCACTGCTGTCCTTCACAAGTTCAGCATCAAACCTCTTCCTCTGGACTGGACTTGAATGCTTGGTGTTTTGGAGTATGCTCTTACGGTGTGGACTAACTGAAGTGCTTCGTGTGCACTCACACAACCACAGGACGGCACTGACAACTTGGTCTTAATGCTCTTTGTGTTCTGATGGATAAGAAAACGCCCCACTCCTCACATTAACTAAGGTCTGTGTGTTGTCTGCTGGTTAGTGAACCACAGATCACACTATGGTGAGAACTACAATCGACCCTGGCTTGAAACTGTAGCTTGTGTACATTCTCTATTTCATATCTAACTTTTACTAAGCTGTTGTTttatattaaatgtttattgAATTCAATATTACGGTCAAACAGCGGTGTGATTAAATATATATTGACCGATAAATATTATCAAAAGAAGACTGTAAAGTACCATAGAACAATCAAAAGGGATGAAATATATCTTTatgtattttttgcctttagtgAGGCACATGGTGCAGAGTTTCTGGATTTTGTGACGCGGAAATAAAGCTGGTTTGAGTGTTGGATGCGTTTCAAAGTCTTTGCCTATTAACTGCGTAGAATCTTTATTCAAGAAATAAAGATATTCCTGGGGCGTTGCTGGCTTAGTGGATaaagcaggcgccccatatacaaggctgttgccgcagcggcccgggctcAACTCCAGCTTttgaccctttgctgcatgtcattacccctctctctctctctcccccttcacacttaactatcctatctataaaggcaaaaatgccccaaaaaatatcttaaaaaaaaaagaaagaaagatattCTTTAAAGCAGTAATCACAAGAACATACGAGTACATGGAAATCAAGCATTAAAACAGCTTGTATGAGgttttattgcaacaaaaatACATCCGTTTTTATCCCTGCTTATTAAATGGATCCTGTTttctcatgttgtgtctctaaaTCACTCATAagagcaactttttttttaaattggtccagtattgagcgagcgCACTGCAGCCGGCAGCTACGAAACGacctgcagtgtaaccactcgaGAcatgttttgccactgacagcaTTATGGAACGAATctctacagagacagacctttctgttaaagagtaaaatgctttttgtttaatcagaaacagccctgaaattgccatcgacaaacccaccagactccatttaaataaacactaatTTAAGTGTGTATAAAGGCAGCACATTGTCACATCTAaatgggtgaattaagggtttattacAACCAAACCAGAGTGGGTGATTGTTGGGACAGTGAACAGAAGATTTTTGCGaggtttattttgtttctgtcgactttgtttttaaaacaaggTGTTTTTATGATATACAGAGAATTAATAAACACAGAACCAGTGGGGACACAAAGATAACCCCACCTGTCCATCAACCCAGAAACAAACGAAATGAGATGTAACATCCTTAATTCAATGTCCATATGTTGGAGGTGAGGAGTCCTTTCACTTACATAGGATGAGCCTTCTGGTCTGAATGAATTGATGAATTAATCATTATTGTcattacacaaaataaaatagtaaaaggataagatagcagcagcagcagtgatagACACGTGCATGTTTAACCCTGTGTATTATGGTGGAGCAATAGAGGGCACACCTCTGGGATAGAAGCTGTTTTTCAGTCTATTGTTTTTTGATTTGATCGTCCTGAACCTTCTGCCAGATGGTAACAGTTCAAACATGGAGTCACCGGTGTGTGTAATGTCTGTGAGGATACTGTGGGCTTTCTTTTTGAGCTTGTTAGTGTAAATAATATCCAGTCCAGGGAGTTCAACCTGATGATGCGCTGTGCCGCCTTCAAAGAAGAGACAATGTCCGCCTGGGCTCTGTTTCTGGCGACTTTGAATTAAGTGTGCTTTACAATGATGAAAtactctttatttaaatggagtctggtgggtttgctgATAACAAATTCAGGGCTGtgtctggttaaacaaaaggtTTTTtactgtagggatcctttccataatgttgtcagacacttcaaATAATGATTTGagcatgtcagtggcaaaaagaaacacttgaagtggatgtaaattgacagtgtGAACATGCAGGTGgtcacattgcagcctgttcaTCTCACTCAGTGCTGGGTCAGTTACAAAagttgttcccattagttacTACGACACAACATCAAAAAAAGGATCCAGGTTAAGAAATGTTGAGGTTACCCTGTAACAGTGAGTCTATGGAGAAAGCTCAGGTTTTCTATATTTGTTCTTGTTTCCTGATCTAATTTGTTTTGTGGCACTGGAGGGGTCAAAGAAACGAAAAGCCTTGATGCTACAAACCAACAGTTGCTCCCTGTGTTTCAGCCTCCTATCTGGACAGAAAATGTAAAGCCAAGGTGTTAATTTGCAGTGAGGGGGCTCAGGGATCAGGGGTCATGTAGAAGAATTTACCAAAGCCTTGCTTGTTAGCCTGCTGCACCACAGACAGTAACTGCTGAGCACACTCAGAGGGAAATTAAAAAGTCAGCGGCAGATAACTGAAGTCAAAACCGGCTGTGACAGCGTGGCACTCTGCTTGAAGGTAAGACAGTTATTTTCTTCagtgagtttgttttttgtttttgaggtCAGACTTTTAAGTTTTTTCTCGCAACATTTTTCACCTGATGAGATGGTCTCGTGCAGATTTGAGGTATTGAAAAGTAAATACAGTGTTTGAAAATCAACaaccaaaatattttatatatttaaccAATCTGTTGCAACATAAAGAGACAAATAAGTCGTCAGTAATTCAGGTAGTAGTCTGAACAGTTAAGCATTCATtatatgtttaatttaaaacGCTGTTACGTTCTCTAAGCACTCAAATTT from Epinephelus lanceolatus isolate andai-2023 chromosome 18, ASM4190304v1, whole genome shotgun sequence harbors:
- the LOC117267727 gene encoding ran GTPase-activating protein 1 isoform X1; this encodes MATDIVAQLADSLAKTGVEDGELSYKGQGRKLDDAKSVAEMVKEIQDFEDLQALRLEGNTVGVEAAQAIAKALETKSKFKRCYWSDMFTGRLRSEIPPALNSLGDALMLAGARLTVLDLSDNAFGPDGVKGIEKLLKSTACYTLQELRLNNCGMGIGGGKILAASLSQCHKKSSAEGAPLGLKVFVAGRNRLENDGATALAQAFQLMGSLEEVHMPQNGINHPGVTALATAMQHNTGLRILNLNDNTFTEKGAIAMARALKHLRSIQVINFGDCLVRPAGAIAIAETVSEGLPILKELNLSFGEITEEAALTVAQAVKDKDRLEKLDLNGNCLGEDGCKALKDTMESMNIGDLLGSLSDDEGEPEDDDEDEDEDEEEDEDDEDVDDEEIEEEEEEEEEEESNGIKLSTPTSAPRPPDVSSFLSFPSPDKLLKLGTKRAMLIEQQVDVSDATKTAEAFLKIASVYKEENNDVKTAVLDSVDTLLKKAFATPSFQGYSFVSSLLVLLGLLKSEDKVKPVLVVPGHLHTLEHVVRQDYFPKESVAVLEAFMSRNNKALESCGTARNSLQSTLLRVRSEG
- the LOC117267727 gene encoding ran GTPase-activating protein 1 isoform X2 produces the protein MATDIVAQLADSLAKTGVEDGELSYKGQGRKLDDAKSVAEMVKEIQDFEDLQALRLEGNTVGVEAAQAIAKALETKSKFKRCYWSDMFTGRLRSEIPPALNSLGDALMLAGARLTVLDLSDNAFGPDGVKGIEKLLKSTACYTLQELRLNNCGMGIGGGKILAASLSQCHKKSSAEGAPLGLKVFVAGRNRLENDGATALAQAFQLMGSLEEVHMPQNGINHPGVTALATAMQHNTGLRILNLNDNTFTEKGAIAMARALKHLRSIQVINFGDCLVRPAGAIAIAETVSEGLPILKELNLSFGEITEEAALTVAQAVKDKDRLEKLDLNGNCLGEDGCKALKDTMESMNIGDLLGSLSDDEGEPEDDDEDEDEDEEEDEDDEDVDDEEIEEEEEEEEEEESNGIKLSTPTSAPRPPDVSSFLSFPSPDKLLKLGTKRAMLIEQQVDVSDATKTAEAFLKIASVYKEENNDVKTAVLDSVDTLLKKAFATPSFQGYSFVSSLLVLLGLLKSEDKVKPVLVVPGHLHTLEHVVRQDYFPKESVAVLEAFMSR